The window GCCCCTCGAAGGCACCCGCGTCGAGTTCACCGAGCCCGCGCCCGACGACGTCGTCGCGGAGCTGGCCCGGCGGCACGAGCAGCTCGACAAGCTGTTCGCCGCGACGCACGGCGTCGAGCTGCCGGACTGGACGCCCGAGCACGTCGAGGCCGTGAAGAAGCACTACGCGGAGCGTCCGGCCCAGGGTTGACGCACGGCGCCGCTGGTGGCCGCGACCCGCCTACGTCCTGGCGCTCGTGCCGACGGCGGCCCACTTCGGCGGCTCCCGCGGCCACGACCGGGACTCCGCCAGATCGGAGCACGCGGGCAGATCAGCAGCACCCAGAGTCCGGAACTCCACGGACGTTGCCTACGCCACACGCGAAGTGACCGACAAGTAGTTAAGCTCCCGGGAATGAGCAGTGCGACGGAGCCGCTCGGGACGCCGCCCGAGGACGAACCGGACATCCACACCACGGCCGGCAAGCTGGCGGACCTGTATCGCCGCTATGACGAGGCGGTGCACGCGGGCTCGGCCCGCGCGGTGGAGAAGCAGCACGCCAAGGGCAAGAAGACCGCGCGCGAGCGGATCGAGCTGCTGCTCGACGAGAACTCGTTCGTCGAGCTCGACGAACTCGCCCGGCACCGCTCGACCAACTTCGGCCAGGAGAAGAACCGCCCCTACGGCGACGGCGTCGTCACCGGCTACGGCACCGTCGACGGCCGGCCGGTCTGCGTCTTCAGCCAGGACGTCACCGTCTTCGGCGGCAGCCTCGGCGAGGTCTACGGCGAGAAGATCGTCAAGGTCATGGACCTGGCGATCAAGACCGGCCGCCCGATCGTCGGCATCAACGAAGGCGGCGGCGCGCGCATCCAGGAAGGCGTCGTCTCGCTCGGCCTCTACGGCGAGATCTTCCGCCGCAACGTGCAGGCCTCCGGCGTCATCCCGCAGATCTCGCTGATCATGGGCGCGAACGCGGGCGGCCACGTCTACTCCCCCGCGCTCACCGACTTCGTCGTGATGGTCGACGAGACCTCGCAGATGTTCATCACCGGCCCGGACGTCGTCAAGACGGTCACCGGCGAAGACGTCAGCTTCGAGGAGCTCGGCGGCGGCCGCACGCACAACACGAAGTCCGGCGTCGCGCACTACCTCGGCAACGACGACGAAGACGCCATCGCCTACGTCAAGGAACTGCTCTCCTACCTGCCGCAGAACAACCTCTCCGACGCGCCGGTGTTCGAACCATCGGACGCGCCGGCCGGCTTCTTCGACGACGTCACCGACGCCGACCGTGAGCTCGACACGCTCATCCCCGACTCGCCGAACACCCCGTACGACATGCACGAGGTCATCAACCGCGTGGTCGACGACGGCGACTTCCTCGAGGTCCACGAACTGTTCGCGCCGAACATCATCGTCGGCTTCGGCCGCGTCGACGGGCAGAGCGTCGGCGTCGTCGCCAACCAGCCGACGCAGTTCGCGGGCTGCCTCGACATCGACGCGTCCGAGAAGGCCGCGCGGTTCGTCCGCACCTGCGACGCGTTCAACATCCCGGTGCTCACCTTCGTCGACGTCCCGGGTTTCCTCCCCGGCACCGACCAGGAGTGGAACGGCATCATCCGCCGCGGCGCGAAGCTGATCTTCGCCTACGCGGAGGCCACGGTCCCGCTGGTCACGATCATCACGCGCAAGGCGTACGGCGGCGCGTACGACGTCATGGGTTCCAAGCACCTCGGCGCCGACATCAACCTCGCGTGGCCGACAGCGCAGGTCGCGGTGATGGGTGCCCAGGGCGCGGCGAACATCGTCCACCGCAAGACCCTCGCCAACGCGGCCAACGAAGGTCGCGACGTGGACGCCCTTCGCGCCGAGCTGATCCAGGAGTACGAGGACACGCTGCTCAACCCGTACGCGGCGGCCGAGCGTGGGTACGTCGACTCGGTGATCGTCCCGGCGCACACCCGCGGGCACGTCGCGCGGGCGCTTTCGTTGCTGCGCAACAAGCGTGAGTCGCTGCCGCCCAAGAAGCACGGGAACATCCCGCTGTGAGCGACGCCGAGAAGCCGCTGCTGCGGGTGGTCCGCGGAAACCCGAGCGACGCCGAGCTGGCGGCGCTGACGGCGGTCGTCGCCGCGGCGTCGGCCGCGAAGGCGCCGGAGAAGCCGAAGCCGCGTACGTCGTGGTGGGGCGATCACGCTGCTTCGCTGCGTAAGCCGCTTCACCCCGGCGAAGGTGCTTGGCGCGCTTCGGGCTTCCCCGGCTGAGGCTTCAACTGACGGTGACCGCGGCGTCGTCCACGACGAAGGACGTCTGCAGCTGTGAGCCCTCGACACCGCTGAAGCTGAGCGTCACGGACTGACCCGCGTACGCGGACAGCGAGAAGCTCCGCTGCTGATACCCGCTGGCCGCGTTCGCGTTGCTGTACGTCGCCAACGTCGTGCTGCCGGCCTTCACCGTCAGCTTGTCGTACGCGGTCGTGCCCGTCTCGGCGGTGTCGACGTGCAGCCAGAACGAGAACGTGTACGCCGAACACCCGCTCGGCAGCGTCACGGTCTGGCTCAGCGTGTCCGTGTGCGCGGCGCCGTACCCGTCGAGCCACGCGCTCCACGTCCCGGTGCGCGCGGGCTCGTCGGTGCCGTGCTGGCCGATCACGCTGGCCGACGCCGTCCACGCCGTCGCGCCCGACTCGAAGCCCGGGTTCGCGAGCCGCTGTCCGGCGGTGCAGCCGCCCGGCGGCGGGGTGGTCGTGCCGTCGCCGGCGAGCCACGCCGTGGCGTTGAGGCCGAGTGCCGCGTTGTCGGCCGTCGAATCGGTCCAGCCGTTGTAGAGGGTGTTGCCGGACTGGCCGGTGCCGTCGTCGATCGTCGAGCTGTCACCCCAGATCGCCACCCGTCCCGAGCCGAACGCGCTGGTGACGAAGAAGGCGTTCGAGTTCCCCGGCGACGCCGTGCTCAGGTACGCGAGGCCCTTCACCGCGGGGTTGTCCGCCGGCTTGAGGGTGAAGGTCGTGCCGTTGGCGATCAGGCTGTGCTTCACCGTGCCGAAGGCGCCGTTGAGCACGGGGTTCGCCGGGTCGCTGATGGCCACCGGGTGGTCGCTGGTGATGTTCTTGAGGTCGACCGAGAACCCGAACGGATCGGTGTTGTCGACGCCGTTGTTCGTCAGCAGGTCGTTGATGATCTTCGGGGAGTCCCAGCCGTCGTTGTTGCGGTCGCTGCCCGTGTGGTCCGAGATGAGGAACAGGCCGCCGCCGTTCTGGACGAACTTCAGCACCGCGGTCTTTTCGGACGCGCTCAGCACGACGTTCGGCTCGGGCAGGACGAACTCGTCGAAGTTCTGGAGGTCGAGCGCGCCCCCGGTGCCGTAGGTGATGGTGTTGCCCGCGGGGAGCGTCTTCAGGCTGTACTGCCCGGTCTTCTGCAGCGCGACACCCCACGCCGAGAGCGCGCCGGTCCAGTCCGTTTCCTTCTGCGGTGCGGAGTTCTGCGCGGTCGGGTCGGGCTGGGACGTGCTGACGATCCAGTCGGCGTTGCCCGCCGTCTCGGCCTTCGAGTTGTCGAAGAGGACGCGGTGGACGGTCGCCGCGTGCGCCGGAACGGCGAGCAGGCCGGCGGCGAGCGTCGCGACGGCGAGGGGGATGAGACGCTTCATGGTGCTCCTCGGTGAAAAGGGGACCTGGGGCGACATCACTGTGACGAGCGAAATGAAGGTCCCCCCGACGACGAACGGGACCTGCCGGTGAACTTCCGGCAACGTACCTCCGCCACGGCCCGACGAAAGTCGGGTTCAGACCACGTCCAGGAACACCGTCGGCACTTCGTTCTCGCGCACGACCCGGCCGAGCAGCGCGGCCAGCCGGTCGCGGTCCGGGCCGCTCCAGCCCGCGGCCAGGTCGTCGACCCGCCGGCAGGTCGCCGCGTAGAAGTCCGCCGCGAGGTCGCGGCCCTCGTCGGTCAGCACGACCCGCACCGCGCGGCGGTCGTCCGGGTCGGGCTCGCGGCGGACGAGCCCGCGCCGGACCGCGCGGTCGACCAGGCCGGTCAGGCTGGACTTCTCGAGGCCGAGCGTCGCGCCGAGGTCGCCCATGCCGTACGGCCGGCCCATGAGCACGCACAGGAGCTGCCCCTGCGGCACGGTCAGCCCGTACTCGCGCGCCGACTCGGCGTAGACGGCGTTCACGAGGAACGACGCCCGCACGAGCCCGGCCACGACACCGAGGTCCTCCCCGTGTTTGCCCATCGCACCAGCCTACTTCGCAACGGCTTCCCGCACGGCGGGCACGATCTCCCCCGCCCAGCGCGCGGCGGACGTCTCGTCGGGCGTGCTGCCGCCCGGGCCGAAAAGGACGAACCCGGCGGCGCCGTGCTCCAACACCGCGCCGGTCAGCTCCTCGATCCACTGGTCCGGGGAGCCGCCGATCCAGCGTCCGTCGTCGGCGCGGGTGGCGCGCAACGGCGCTTCGGTGATCCGGCCGGGGAAGTTGTAGACGGTGACGACGTCGGCGGGATCGCGTCCGGCGTCGGCCGCGGCCTCGTCGATCACCGGGCGCGAGGTGCGGTAGCGCTCGCTGAGCCAGTCGGCGGCCTGGCCGGGCATCCACCCGTCGGCGACCCGCCCGGTGACAGCGAGCGACTTCGGCCCGACGGACCCGGTCCACACCGGCGGCATTTCCGCGGCGGCCGGCTCGAGGTCCGTGACCTGGTAGAACTCGCCGTCGAACGTGACGGGTTCGCCGCCTCCGCCGAGCAGCTTGACGAGCCGGATGCCTTCTTCGAAGGCGCGGACAGCCTGGCCGGGAGTCAGCTTGGTGAACCCGAGCCGCGCGATGTCGTCCCAGAGCCCGCCGACGCCCATCCCGAGCACGATCCGGCCGCCGGTGAGCGCGGAGAGGCTCGTGATGGTGCGCGCGAGCATCGACGCCGGGCGCGTCGGCAGGTTGGTGACGCTGACCAGGCCGGAAATCCGTTCGGTGCGCCCGAGCAGGACCCCGATCTCGGCGTACGCGTCGAGCCGGTCGGCGTGGTAGGGGTGATCGGAGACGGTGAGCAGGTCGAGCCCCGCGCGATCGACCTGGACGGCGAGGTCCAGGGTCTCGGGAACGGCGGCGACCGCCGTGGACACCCCGATGCCGAAGTGCGTCATGATTCCTCCAGAGATAGTTCGTGTTACGAACCGACTATACATAGTTCTTAGTACGAACTACTACGTTTTCGCCAGGTCGGCACGGTCTTTCGCAGCGTGCACGGACGGTCACCGGATTGACCGTGGACCGGGCCATGGTCAGCGCCGTATAGTCCACGTGGAATAAACGACATGGACTCATCCGGAGGGACCAACGATCATGGCCTCGGCCAAGCTGACCCCGCTCGGCATCGCCGTGCTGGAGCTGCTCCACGAGAAGCCCATGCACCCGTACGAGATGGCTCAGCTCATGCGCGAGCGGTACGTCGACACGCGGGTCAACGTGAAGGCGGGATCGCTCTACCACACCGTGGAACGCCTGCAGCGCAACGGTTTGATCGAGGTCGTGGAAACCCAGCGTGACGGCAGGCGGCCCGAACGGACCGTCTACGGCATGACCCAGGCGGGGCTGGACGAGTTCAACCAGCGCGGCCGGGAACTGCTGGGGGACCTCACGAAGGAGTTTCCCGCGTACCTGTCCGGGCTCGCCGTCATCGACGAGCTGGGCAAGGAAGCGTCCCTGCTCGAGCTCGGCCACCGCGTCACGCGGCTGCGCGCAGGCGTGGCCGCCGACCAGGCCGTCCTCGACCACCTCGCCGGGGACGGGACGCCGCCGATCTACTGGCTGGACTGGCAGTACCAGTGCGACCACCGCAAGTTCGAGCTCGCGTGGACCGAACGGCTCCTCGAAGACCT of the Amycolatopsis sp. NBC_01488 genome contains:
- a CDS encoding acyl-CoA carboxylase subunit beta, which gives rise to MSSATEPLGTPPEDEPDIHTTAGKLADLYRRYDEAVHAGSARAVEKQHAKGKKTARERIELLLDENSFVELDELARHRSTNFGQEKNRPYGDGVVTGYGTVDGRPVCVFSQDVTVFGGSLGEVYGEKIVKVMDLAIKTGRPIVGINEGGGARIQEGVVSLGLYGEIFRRNVQASGVIPQISLIMGANAGGHVYSPALTDFVVMVDETSQMFITGPDVVKTVTGEDVSFEELGGGRTHNTKSGVAHYLGNDDEDAIAYVKELLSYLPQNNLSDAPVFEPSDAPAGFFDDVTDADRELDTLIPDSPNTPYDMHEVINRVVDDGDFLEVHELFAPNIIVGFGRVDGQSVGVVANQPTQFAGCLDIDASEKAARFVRTCDAFNIPVLTFVDVPGFLPGTDQEWNGIIRRGAKLIFAYAEATVPLVTIITRKAYGGAYDVMGSKHLGADINLAWPTAQVAVMGAQGAANIVHRKTLANAANEGRDVDALRAELIQEYEDTLLNPYAAAERGYVDSVIVPAHTRGHVARALSLLRNKRESLPPKKHGNIPL
- a CDS encoding acyl-CoA carboxylase subunit epsilon, with the protein product MSDAEKPLLRVVRGNPSDAELAALTAVVAAASAAKAPEKPKPRTSWWGDHAASLRKPLHPGEGAWRASGFPG
- a CDS encoding MarR family winged helix-turn-helix transcriptional regulator, with protein sequence MGKHGEDLGVVAGLVRASFLVNAVYAESAREYGLTVPQGQLLCVLMGRPYGMGDLGATLGLEKSSLTGLVDRAVRRGLVRREPDPDDRRAVRVVLTDEGRDLAADFYAATCRRVDDLAAGWSGPDRDRLAALLGRVVRENEVPTVFLDVV
- a CDS encoding LLM class flavin-dependent oxidoreductase, producing MTHFGIGVSTAVAAVPETLDLAVQVDRAGLDLLTVSDHPYHADRLDAYAEIGVLLGRTERISGLVSVTNLPTRPASMLARTITSLSALTGGRIVLGMGVGGLWDDIARLGFTKLTPGQAVRAFEEGIRLVKLLGGGGEPVTFDGEFYQVTDLEPAAAEMPPVWTGSVGPKSLAVTGRVADGWMPGQAADWLSERYRTSRPVIDEAAADAGRDPADVVTVYNFPGRITEAPLRATRADDGRWIGGSPDQWIEELTGAVLEHGAAGFVLFGPGGSTPDETSAARWAGEIVPAVREAVAK
- a CDS encoding PadR family transcriptional regulator codes for the protein MASAKLTPLGIAVLELLHEKPMHPYEMAQLMRERYVDTRVNVKAGSLYHTVERLQRNGLIEVVETQRDGRRPERTVYGMTQAGLDEFNQRGRELLGDLTKEFPAYLSGLAVIDELGKEASLLELGHRVTRLRAGVAADQAVLDHLAGDGTPPIYWLDWQYQCDHRKFELAWTERLLEDLTSGRIPFQDSHAKPRLSLITREDDDERKTS